From a region of the Paenibacillus lutimineralis genome:
- a CDS encoding ABC transporter permease, producing MRNSAAPIKSSAPLNKRMRPKGDLRTYFQELKRDIIRDRILYYLLIPFLVWFLVFKYLPMWGIQIAFKDFSLFRGIGGSEWVGFEHIREFIGSEYFLRVFKNTVIISLYGLLICFPAQIILAIMISEVTRERFKKVVQTLTYLPHFISAVVIAGIVTTFLAPDNGLINLLLEKLGMEKIYFLTDPNYFRGIYTTMNLWKETGFASIVFIAAIAGIDTQLYEAAKMDGANKFKQIMHVTLPGILPTIVVMFIMKIGSLLSVGYETIILLYQPATYETADVISTYVYRSGLIDGRYDFATAVGLFNSIVALILVVSANKLSKKVTDAGLW from the coding sequence ATGAGAAATTCTGCTGCGCCGATTAAATCATCAGCCCCATTGAATAAAAGAATGAGACCCAAGGGAGATTTGAGAACGTACTTTCAGGAACTCAAGAGAGATATCATTAGGGACCGCATACTATACTATCTGCTTATTCCATTTCTAGTATGGTTCTTAGTCTTTAAGTATCTTCCGATGTGGGGAATCCAGATTGCCTTCAAAGACTTCAGCTTATTTAGAGGAATAGGAGGCAGCGAATGGGTTGGATTTGAGCACATTAGAGAGTTTATTGGCAGCGAGTACTTCCTAAGAGTATTTAAGAATACGGTCATTATAAGTTTGTATGGACTTTTGATTTGCTTTCCGGCCCAGATTATTCTAGCTATTATGATTAGCGAGGTTACTAGAGAACGATTTAAGAAAGTGGTGCAAACGCTTACATATTTACCGCACTTTATATCCGCAGTTGTCATTGCCGGGATCGTAACAACCTTCCTTGCGCCGGACAACGGCTTGATTAACCTCCTCCTAGAAAAGCTGGGTATGGAGAAGATTTACTTCTTGACTGATCCAAATTATTTCCGGGGCATCTATACTACGATGAATCTGTGGAAAGAAACTGGATTTGCTTCTATCGTCTTTATCGCAGCTATCGCGGGTATAGATACGCAGCTCTATGAAGCGGCAAAGATGGACGGAGCCAATAAATTCAAACAGATTATGCATGTTACACTACCGGGGATCCTACCCACGATTGTAGTGATGTTCATTATGAAGATCGGGAGCCTGCTGAGTGTCGGATATGAGACGATCATTCTCCTCTATCAGCCGGCAACTTATGAGACAGCGGATGTCATTAGTACCTATGTCTATCGTTCCGGACTCATTGATGGAAGATATGACTTCGCGACAGCTGTAGGATTGTTCAACTCCATCGTAGCTCTAATTTTGGTCGTTTCAGCGAATAAGCTTAGTAAAAAAGTAACTGACGCAGGTTTATGGTAG
- a CDS encoding helix-turn-helix transcriptional regulator encodes MVKKRFLYRMLTLFIVIVLLYSVITSSIIFYKSYQMVDAQNNHSNKLYIEQNSNYADFKLRTAMEFVYKISTLQGLIDYRYSTDTNYQYIAKLYNELNDQMQGFGQLGFTFGITKLTDDLVITAGGTYNIRNYLNELGIDAEALDRLQQMEGPFLASNTYVVPESLSRKPGNIVMIHQMVNSNLEPLYFFIVIDRVSLLPGIADNPNGNFYLHTNETISSYIYDKALDTDISARINTFYNQESQENMNHLRVGSTINYIHSSKVIPSLNYVYSSKVTSFGTIFAQIWKAALFPSVLLLLLGIVMAYMATRSSYKPIRQLLHFLDEQKGKASPASKEQSKQIHELDYIKSSIEQMYSINHALQDQLDYSIVHLREDFFRKVIYGIANDEFIQENLSTLQLERFGEDLNIVLLECEGIGALDKTVPAPNLTLIFNTLIRNMKCKYGDFFTLPLDKTKYCIIFAHISPECLKQIADTVVHTVESELSLDITACISSTYQLGELTSALQELLRMSNYQYATHKVLTPQYVQDLEEVVCYYPIETETCLINYVNSNELGRAYDLLRNLLDQNLNQSTLSSVTLSNLKHSILTTFKRCLNTSGTTLNQFVREYPDLLNEFMEAPVSRFTENTFALFELVFNYCNKDKFCLESSTASQIFIYIHKNFDKDLSLTNIANEFNLSESYVSKLLKNSLDINFKQYVNTLKVKRAKELLNQGNYKVHEVATIVGCNNTNTFIRIFKQYIGVSPGEYVKNLSHL; translated from the coding sequence ATGGTCAAGAAGAGATTCTTATATCGGATGCTAACCTTATTTATCGTAATTGTCCTTCTCTATTCAGTAATTACTTCATCCATCATTTTTTATAAAAGCTACCAAATGGTCGATGCGCAGAACAATCATAGCAACAAGCTGTATATCGAGCAAAATAGCAATTATGCCGACTTTAAGCTGCGTACTGCAATGGAATTTGTATATAAAATCTCTACGCTGCAAGGCTTGATTGATTATCGTTATAGTACAGATACCAATTATCAATATATTGCCAAGCTCTACAATGAACTGAATGATCAAATGCAGGGCTTCGGCCAGCTAGGCTTCACCTTTGGCATTACCAAGCTTACCGATGATCTCGTGATTACGGCTGGAGGAACGTATAACATCAGGAATTATTTGAATGAGCTCGGGATCGATGCAGAAGCGCTCGATAGACTTCAGCAGATGGAAGGCCCATTTCTTGCTTCGAATACCTATGTCGTTCCTGAATCATTGTCTAGGAAACCTGGCAATATCGTAATGATTCATCAAATGGTGAACTCAAATTTGGAACCGCTTTATTTCTTTATTGTGATCGACAGAGTCTCCCTCTTGCCTGGCATTGCCGATAATCCGAATGGGAATTTCTATCTGCATACCAATGAGACGATTAGTTCTTATATTTATGACAAGGCATTGGATACCGACATCTCGGCTCGGATCAATACGTTTTACAATCAGGAAAGTCAGGAAAATATGAATCATCTGAGAGTGGGATCAACGATCAATTACATCCATTCCTCCAAAGTGATTCCGAGTCTGAATTATGTGTACTCCAGTAAGGTGACTTCGTTTGGCACGATTTTCGCCCAAATATGGAAGGCAGCGCTATTCCCTAGTGTACTCCTTCTGCTGCTAGGTATCGTAATGGCTTATATGGCTACGAGATCCAGCTACAAGCCGATTCGTCAGCTGCTTCATTTTCTGGATGAGCAAAAGGGGAAAGCTTCGCCGGCTTCCAAGGAACAATCCAAACAAATTCACGAGCTTGATTATATTAAATCCAGTATTGAGCAGATGTATTCCATCAATCATGCCTTGCAGGATCAGCTGGATTATTCCATTGTGCACTTACGGGAAGATTTCTTCCGCAAGGTCATTTACGGCATTGCTAACGATGAGTTTATTCAAGAGAATCTCTCTACACTGCAATTGGAGCGGTTTGGGGAGGATTTGAATATCGTTCTGTTGGAATGCGAAGGGATTGGAGCGCTGGATAAGACAGTACCAGCCCCAAATCTGACCTTGATTTTTAATACTCTGATTCGAAATATGAAGTGTAAATACGGGGATTTCTTTACTTTGCCATTAGACAAGACGAAATACTGTATTATATTTGCTCACATTTCACCAGAGTGCTTGAAGCAAATCGCTGATACAGTTGTCCATACGGTAGAGAGTGAATTATCCCTCGATATTACAGCATGTATATCCAGTACATATCAGCTAGGTGAGTTAACTTCTGCATTGCAGGAACTGCTTCGGATGAGCAATTATCAATATGCGACACACAAAGTATTAACGCCGCAGTACGTTCAAGATCTTGAAGAAGTGGTCTGTTATTACCCGATTGAGACCGAAACTTGCCTGATTAATTACGTCAATTCCAATGAATTGGGCAGAGCATACGATCTGCTCAGAAATCTGCTGGATCAGAACCTGAACCAATCTACACTAAGTTCTGTAACTTTGTCGAATCTGAAGCATTCCATCTTAACTACCTTCAAGCGGTGCTTAAATACTAGCGGTACAACGTTAAATCAATTTGTTAGGGAATATCCGGACCTATTGAATGAATTTATGGAAGCTCCTGTCTCCAGATTTACGGAGAATACGTTCGCGCTGTTTGAACTAGTCTTTAATTATTGCAATAAGGATAAATTCTGCTTAGAGAGCTCTACCGCTTCACAAATCTTTATCTATATCCATAAGAACTTTGATAAGGATTTATCCCTAACAAACATTGCCAATGAATTCAATCTGTCAGAGAGTTATGTCAGCAAACTATTAAAAAATTCACTAGACATTAACTTTAAGCAATATGTGAATACATTAAAGGTGAAAAGAGCGAAGGAGCTTCTGAATCAGGGGAATTATAAAGTACATGAAGTCGCGACCATTGTCGGCTGCAACAATACCAATACATTCATACGAATCTTCAAGCAGTATATTGGCGTATCCCCAGGGGAATATGTCAAAAACCTGAGTCATCTCTAA
- a CDS encoding extracellular solute-binding protein: MKLKKILCVLAATTLLAGALVGCSSSSSPKEQEETAPVAEAAQDSNQNPYLASEKPLKLKVHLGTKESGVLKNDWPIFVKAAEMTNVTLEGTLPNTVSDFTETFSVVMASNQLPDIMQALSSDFLKFGPEGAFLPLNDLIDGHAPHLKKFLEENPDVRSAASDIDGKIWFIPFVQDGEAEKGWFIRKDWLDKLGLEEPKNVDELHDVLTAFVNDDPNGNNKKDEVGFFHRNTSLGIEGLMALWNGYPGYRVFDGKVIYGPLENEYGVAMENLAQWYKEGLIDKEIFTRGGKARDILLADNVGGLTHDFFASTGNYNEQLEGKIDGFQFNPMLPPADVDGKVKEPSKRDRARNFGWGISYSNPDPVATIKYFDFWFTEEGRRMANFGIEGDTFTMVDGKPIFTDKVMKSDKAPVDVIRETGAQSSFGFQQDYFYEEQWTLPLAKEGINAYKEQQVFMDKFPVLKFTSEEQKEIQKISPKIDTYIAETTQQWILGAKPVDHTAFVKELEKLDARRLVEINQTAYDRYVEEMKEK; the protein is encoded by the coding sequence ATGAAATTGAAGAAGATTTTGTGTGTTTTAGCGGCAACAACATTATTGGCAGGGGCTCTGGTAGGGTGCTCATCATCCTCATCGCCGAAAGAACAAGAAGAAACTGCACCAGTAGCAGAGGCGGCACAGGATAGTAATCAGAATCCATACTTGGCCTCGGAGAAGCCGCTCAAACTAAAGGTTCATCTGGGAACGAAGGAATCCGGTGTATTAAAAAATGATTGGCCGATCTTTGTTAAGGCAGCAGAGATGACGAATGTTACATTGGAGGGCACATTGCCGAATACGGTGTCTGATTTCACAGAAACATTCAGTGTCGTCATGGCATCGAATCAGCTTCCTGATATTATGCAAGCGCTATCTAGCGATTTTTTGAAGTTTGGTCCGGAAGGAGCCTTCCTGCCACTGAATGATTTGATTGACGGACATGCTCCTCATCTGAAGAAATTTTTAGAAGAAAATCCAGACGTAAGGAGCGCGGCTTCGGATATAGACGGTAAGATCTGGTTCATTCCATTTGTCCAGGATGGAGAGGCAGAGAAGGGTTGGTTCATCCGTAAAGACTGGTTAGACAAGTTAGGGTTGGAAGAGCCGAAGAATGTTGATGAACTGCATGATGTGCTAACCGCATTCGTGAATGATGACCCGAATGGCAATAACAAAAAGGACGAGGTCGGGTTCTTCCACAGAAATACTTCCCTCGGTATTGAAGGCCTTATGGCACTCTGGAACGGATATCCTGGCTATCGGGTATTTGATGGCAAAGTGATATACGGGCCTCTGGAGAATGAATATGGCGTTGCCATGGAGAACTTGGCGCAATGGTATAAGGAAGGACTCATTGATAAGGAGATCTTCACTCGCGGAGGCAAGGCGAGAGACATTCTGCTTGCTGACAACGTTGGTGGTTTGACCCATGACTTCTTTGCTTCAACAGGTAATTACAACGAACAACTGGAGGGTAAGATCGACGGATTCCAATTTAATCCGATGCTTCCACCGGCGGACGTGGACGGCAAGGTGAAGGAGCCTTCTAAGCGGGATCGCGCTAGAAACTTCGGTTGGGGAATCTCCTACAGCAATCCTGATCCGGTAGCTACGATTAAATACTTTGACTTCTGGTTCACAGAAGAAGGCAGACGAATGGCCAACTTCGGTATTGAGGGCGATACGTTTACAATGGTTGACGGCAAACCGATCTTCACCGATAAAGTAATGAAGTCCGATAAAGCGCCAGTTGATGTGATTCGTGAGACAGGAGCTCAATCTAGCTTCGGCTTCCAGCAAGATTACTTCTACGAAGAGCAGTGGACATTGCCTCTGGCCAAGGAAGGCATCAATGCTTATAAAGAACAGCAAGTATTCATGGATAAGTTCCCTGTTCTGAAGTTTACTTCGGAAGAGCAAAAGGAAATTCAGAAAATTTCTCCTAAGATCGATACTTATATTGCCGAGACAACCCAGCAGTGGATTCTGGGCGCGAAGCCAGTGGATCATACGGCCTTCGTTAAAGAGCTTGAGAAGCTGGATGCACGTCGTCTCGTAGAAATCAATCAGACCGCATATGATCGGTATGTCGAAGAGATGAAAGAAAAATAG
- a CDS encoding alginate lyase family protein — MNIQALLKEPISTRQLLSNLRSRLEPMTTKSAYIFEHMPELVRETITNAEEAYWGFLKLPGTGGVREFIGNPPDWLEIRHNDHEFLWQLNRMTHWQDLLEAYSLTKDEKYGRKVIEEMLDWIGTVEIHDELIDYPLRYFEECHPLRALELGIRSYKTWPLVLEHLGHTELFTEAVLEQYLGAIYMQTKILRKVSPLLWPKADHNHFLMECLGILTTALYFPELREAEEWRAFAIEGIERCCIAQLTEDGGQIEGCPSYHNGCMFWFGLAVVLAKRFHFQFSDQYMRLFRKNLDYSIYSLRPTGKCVPVGDSHANNLAAMGAVYGYMALDDLTWLGLATNLIDTQEVLHEASKHAWRALDVQQLYEDLQSLQDKHYECDKATTFWNRTLHQAIIRSGWDSKSMSFLFTCRSPIQNAHAHIDLMSFDFTALGKDMICDPGIFCYREDEDRKQFKSASYHSTLLIDGRDHFEYISSFQFGPQKVGAVYNVEDRGFYQIASAYHMNYEPIVHHRHMALVDNQFIVIIDRVTGLEHNKVQRYFHLDYTEVEAAPEGAIATSEIANLAIYTYPQEEVGLLPGRLSDVNDIAREATRVCFQGTYNGTVALLTVLVPYQGDHVPAVNIEPVGNGCYAFNYGRRYHIEITDNDMTISKPV, encoded by the coding sequence ATGAATATACAAGCTTTGTTGAAAGAGCCGATATCTACTCGGCAGTTGCTAAGCAATCTGCGATCCCGATTAGAGCCGATGACAACCAAAAGTGCGTACATTTTTGAGCACATGCCGGAGCTTGTACGAGAGACGATCACCAACGCCGAGGAGGCTTATTGGGGATTTCTTAAACTTCCAGGTACGGGAGGAGTGCGGGAATTCATAGGCAATCCCCCTGACTGGCTGGAGATTAGACATAATGACCATGAATTTCTCTGGCAGCTCAATCGCATGACGCATTGGCAGGATTTATTAGAGGCGTATTCCCTAACAAAGGATGAGAAATACGGGCGCAAAGTCATTGAAGAGATGCTGGATTGGATCGGGACGGTTGAGATTCATGATGAGCTGATTGACTACCCACTCCGTTATTTTGAGGAATGCCATCCTTTGCGGGCATTAGAGCTGGGCATCCGAAGCTATAAGACTTGGCCACTAGTACTGGAACATCTGGGACATACAGAGTTGTTTACTGAGGCTGTATTAGAGCAGTATTTAGGGGCTATCTACATGCAGACCAAGATCCTGCGCAAGGTGTCGCCGCTGCTTTGGCCCAAGGCGGATCATAACCATTTTCTGATGGAATGTCTCGGTATACTGACAACCGCATTATATTTCCCGGAGCTGCGCGAAGCGGAGGAATGGAGGGCCTTTGCCATTGAGGGAATCGAGCGATGCTGTATTGCTCAACTGACAGAGGACGGCGGCCAGATTGAAGGCTGTCCTTCATATCATAACGGCTGTATGTTCTGGTTCGGGCTCGCAGTTGTGCTGGCCAAGCGTTTCCATTTTCAGTTCTCAGATCAGTATATGAGGCTGTTCCGCAAGAACCTCGACTACTCTATTTATTCCTTGCGTCCTACAGGAAAATGTGTGCCCGTAGGCGATTCGCATGCCAATAATCTGGCCGCGATGGGGGCGGTTTATGGCTACATGGCCTTGGATGATTTAACATGGCTAGGGCTGGCCACTAATTTGATCGATACTCAGGAGGTTCTGCACGAGGCTAGCAAGCATGCTTGGCGTGCATTAGATGTACAGCAGTTATACGAGGATTTGCAGTCGCTCCAAGACAAGCATTATGAGTGTGATAAAGCGACAACCTTTTGGAACCGGACGCTCCATCAGGCAATTATTCGCAGCGGCTGGGATTCCAAGTCGATGAGCTTTCTGTTCACATGCAGAAGCCCGATTCAAAATGCCCATGCCCATATCGATCTTATGAGCTTTGATTTCACTGCACTGGGAAAAGATATGATTTGCGATCCGGGCATTTTTTGTTATCGGGAGGATGAGGATCGTAAGCAATTCAAAAGCGCCAGTTACCACTCTACTCTGCTGATAGATGGGAGAGATCATTTTGAATATATAAGCTCATTTCAATTTGGTCCCCAGAAGGTTGGAGCGGTTTACAATGTGGAAGATCGGGGCTTCTACCAAATCGCAAGCGCTTACCATATGAATTATGAGCCGATTGTGCATCATCGTCATATGGCCTTGGTAGATAATCAGTTCATTGTGATTATTGATCGTGTCACAGGGTTAGAGCATAACAAGGTTCAGCGCTACTTTCATCTGGATTATACAGAAGTAGAGGCAGCGCCGGAGGGTGCCATCGCTACGAGTGAGATAGCGAATCTTGCTATATACACGTATCCCCAAGAGGAAGTGGGGCTTCTACCGGGAAGATTGTCCGATGTGAATGATATCGCCAGGGAAGCTACTAGAGTTTGCTTCCAGGGAACTTACAACGGTACGGTTGCCTTGTTGACTGTATTGGTCCCTTATCAGGGCGATCATGTACCGGCTGTAAATATTGAGCCAGTGGGTAATGGCTGCTATGCGTTCAACTATGGCAGACGTTATCATATTGAGATTACGGACAACGATATGACCATTAGTAAACCAGTATAG
- a CDS encoding carbohydrate ABC transporter permease has protein sequence MIESRGEKIFKIINNFLLALMAMAALYPFLYVLSASVSKPYNVITGKVLLFPKGFTFDAYKEVLGNPDIWLAYGNTIFYTLAGTAVSMIFTICGAYALSKKRLRGRKFFTILVTLTLWFDAGMIPFYLTLRDLGLINTRTGIIIAFACNAFKVILLRTSFEGLPDELEESVKVDGGNDLHVLLRVYLPLVKPGLATVGLFYAIERWNGYFWSMILLTDTNKIPLQVLLKKMIVENDLQSEFTAALDFSSTISAETVTFATIIVSILPIVLVYPYIQKFFIKGMLVGAVKG, from the coding sequence ATGATTGAGTCCAGAGGAGAGAAGATATTTAAGATTATCAACAATTTCCTGTTAGCTCTTATGGCCATGGCGGCGCTGTATCCCTTTTTATATGTGTTATCCGCCTCAGTAAGTAAGCCGTATAACGTGATTACCGGCAAGGTGCTTCTATTTCCTAAGGGATTTACCTTTGATGCGTATAAGGAGGTTTTGGGCAATCCGGACATCTGGTTAGCTTATGGCAACACGATATTCTACACTTTGGCAGGAACCGCGGTATCGATGATCTTTACGATATGTGGCGCCTACGCCTTGTCCAAGAAGCGTTTGAGAGGAAGAAAATTTTTTACGATATTAGTTACGTTGACGCTCTGGTTTGATGCGGGGATGATTCCTTTCTATCTGACTTTAAGAGATCTCGGGCTAATCAATACGCGGACAGGTATTATTATCGCTTTTGCCTGTAACGCATTTAAGGTAATTCTGCTTCGTACAAGCTTTGAAGGATTGCCGGACGAACTAGAGGAATCGGTGAAGGTGGACGGCGGGAATGATCTGCATGTGCTGCTCAGAGTTTATTTGCCGCTGGTGAAGCCTGGACTCGCGACCGTGGGATTATTCTACGCCATTGAGAGGTGGAACGGATATTTCTGGTCGATGATTCTGCTAACGGACACGAATAAAATTCCACTTCAGGTGTTACTGAAGAAGATGATCGTAGAAAATGATCTGCAATCGGAGTTTACCGCGGCGTTGGACTTTTCTTCGACGATCTCTGCGGAAACGGTGACTTTCGCTACGATTATAGTTTCAATTCTACCTATTGTACTTGTGTATCCTTATATCCAGAAGTTTTTTATAAAAGGTATGTTAGTAGGCGCAGTAAAAGGATAG
- a CDS encoding glycoside hydrolase family 88 protein, with protein MNVHPDWLDHAYNESLKKVTKLSHKIGVSFPHVCLNGRYNCEDVSFWTSGFWGGLLWLTYRETKDEALKKMAINIEQELNVPLFDFYDIHHDVGFMYLPTAVVNYQWTGNEESRRTGLIATSHLAGRFNLKGQFIRAWTDRVDPNSTGWAIIDCLMNLPLLFWASKEDHDPRFRHIAVAHADTVLKHFVRDDWTVPHIVSFDPETGEKIENLGGQGLGPDSVWSRGQAWAIYGLAIAARETGKAEYLTAAKNIANYFLSHLPEDRVPYWDFKTAEADQHVRDSSAAACTASGLLELSMLLEDQTEKSYYYESALAILKGLYENYSDFSDQQDAILTKGTVSYPVNKHVNVPIIYGDYYFVEALAKVLGHPGLF; from the coding sequence ATGAACGTTCACCCGGATTGGTTAGATCATGCTTATAATGAATCCTTGAAGAAGGTCACCAAACTAAGCCATAAAATCGGCGTAAGCTTCCCCCATGTATGCTTGAATGGCAGATACAACTGTGAAGATGTATCCTTTTGGACCTCTGGATTCTGGGGTGGCCTGTTATGGCTCACCTATCGCGAGACCAAAGATGAAGCCTTGAAGAAAATGGCTATAAACATTGAGCAAGAGCTCAACGTCCCGTTGTTTGACTTCTACGATATTCATCATGATGTCGGATTTATGTACCTGCCGACAGCTGTTGTTAACTATCAATGGACAGGAAATGAAGAATCCCGACGAACCGGTCTTATTGCAACCAGCCACTTGGCTGGCCGATTCAATCTGAAAGGGCAATTCATCCGGGCCTGGACAGACCGCGTCGATCCGAATAGTACGGGCTGGGCGATTATCGATTGTCTCATGAATTTGCCACTGCTATTCTGGGCCTCGAAGGAGGATCATGATCCTCGATTCAGACATATCGCAGTTGCCCATGCAGACACCGTACTGAAGCATTTTGTACGGGATGACTGGACTGTTCCCCATATCGTAAGCTTCGATCCCGAGACAGGTGAGAAGATCGAGAACTTAGGTGGACAGGGCCTCGGGCCAGACTCGGTGTGGTCAAGAGGGCAGGCTTGGGCTATCTATGGTCTTGCGATTGCTGCTCGTGAGACAGGTAAAGCCGAATATCTTACGGCTGCTAAGAATATCGCGAACTATTTCTTATCGCATCTGCCTGAAGATCGGGTTCCTTATTGGGACTTCAAAACTGCGGAGGCAGATCAGCATGTTCGCGACTCCTCAGCCGCCGCATGCACAGCAAGTGGTCTGCTGGAGCTAAGTATGCTGCTCGAGGATCAGACAGAGAAATCCTATTACTATGAGAGTGCTCTAGCAATACTTAAAGGACTGTATGAGAACTATTCCGACTTCAGTGACCAGCAAGATGCGATCCTTACCAAAGGAACTGTATCGTATCCAGTCAATAAACATGTGAATGTGCCTATTATCTACGGGGATTATTATTTCGTGGAAGCATTAGCCAAGGTACTTGGACATCCCGGATTGTTCTGA
- a CDS encoding glycoside hydrolase family 2 protein, producing MALKDHYRKEYPRPQFVRKDWQDLNGAWDFAFDDANEGEAQGWQQGFTPTHTIQVPFVYETKASGIAEESFHPYVWYQRKIEADEKQLSRRVELRFQAVDYVAKVWVNGQFAGRHEGGYSAFSFDITPYLHAGNDNLIVVKAEDSDSCTQPRGKQRWRKDNFGCWYVQTTGIWQSVWLEYLSPTYLNHVKITPNYDDNSVSFEYKLGGITYGNELLARQLQLTTIVTMDDEVIKQGTLAVDRESLAATVNLQSDKLEWQVERWSPDNPKLYEVEFVLQEDGETLDRVHSYFGLRKISIEDGKVLLNNHPIYQRLILDQGYWQDSHLTPPSEAALLDDIDKIMAMGYNGVRKHQKIEDDRFLYWCDVKGLLVWSEAAATYEFNDEAVERFTREWLDIVQQHYNHPCIVTWVPFNESWGIANVFTDIKQQKFTEAIYYLTKSMDPHRPVVVNDGWEHTISDIITLHDYEESGDALSRRYADKDAVVNNKIAFSNWKYAMAQGYEYQGQPILISEFGGIAFKSEEGWGYGNQVDSDEAFIQRFRSITEAIKDLDYVCGYCYTQVSDVQQEVNGLLTEDRKPKIDMAVIKEINLTRRKSACES from the coding sequence ATGGCATTGAAAGATCACTATCGCAAGGAATATCCGCGTCCTCAATTCGTACGTAAGGATTGGCAGGATTTGAACGGAGCATGGGATTTCGCATTTGACGATGCAAATGAGGGAGAGGCGCAAGGCTGGCAACAGGGGTTCACACCTACGCACACGATTCAGGTACCATTTGTGTACGAGACAAAGGCCAGTGGGATCGCAGAGGAGTCTTTTCACCCGTACGTATGGTATCAAAGGAAGATTGAAGCGGACGAGAAGCAATTGTCCCGGCGAGTAGAGCTGCGCTTTCAAGCGGTCGATTATGTCGCCAAAGTGTGGGTTAACGGCCAGTTTGCAGGCAGACATGAAGGTGGGTATTCTGCATTTTCCTTCGATATCACTCCTTATTTGCATGCGGGTAATGACAATTTGATCGTGGTCAAGGCGGAGGACAGCGATAGCTGTACACAGCCACGCGGGAAGCAGCGCTGGAGGAAGGATAACTTCGGCTGCTGGTATGTACAGACGACAGGCATCTGGCAGTCGGTATGGCTGGAATATTTAAGCCCTACTTATCTGAATCATGTAAAGATAACACCTAACTATGATGATAATTCCGTGAGTTTCGAGTATAAACTCGGCGGCATTACCTACGGGAATGAGCTGTTAGCACGTCAACTGCAGTTGACGACGATTGTTACGATGGACGATGAGGTGATTAAGCAAGGGACTCTTGCCGTGGATCGTGAGAGTCTGGCTGCTACGGTGAATCTCCAGAGTGATAAGCTGGAGTGGCAGGTTGAACGCTGGAGTCCGGATAACCCGAAGCTGTACGAAGTAGAATTTGTGCTTCAGGAAGACGGAGAGACCCTGGATCGTGTGCATTCTTACTTTGGACTACGCAAAATATCGATCGAAGATGGCAAGGTGCTGCTCAATAATCATCCGATCTATCAGCGCCTGATTCTGGACCAAGGCTATTGGCAGGATAGCCATCTGACTCCGCCATCGGAGGCGGCACTTCTCGACGACATCGATAAAATTATGGCGATGGGCTATAATGGCGTCCGCAAGCACCAGAAGATCGAGGATGACCGGTTCCTGTATTGGTGCGATGTGAAAGGCCTGCTTGTCTGGTCGGAGGCTGCTGCGACTTATGAATTTAATGATGAAGCAGTGGAGCGCTTCACGCGCGAATGGCTTGATATTGTGCAGCAACACTACAATCACCCTTGCATCGTAACCTGGGTACCGTTCAATGAATCCTGGGGAATTGCCAACGTATTTACGGATATCAAGCAGCAGAAGTTTACTGAGGCGATCTACTATTTAACGAAGTCGATGGATCCGCATCGGCCGGTTGTAGTGAATGACGGATGGGAGCATACGATTTCTGATATTATTACCTTGCATGATTATGAAGAATCGGGCGATGCTTTAAGCCGCCGATATGCGGATAAGGACGCCGTCGTTAACAATAAAATAGCTTTCTCCAATTGGAAATATGCAATGGCACAGGGCTATGAGTATCAAGGCCAGCCGATTCTGATCAGCGAATTTGGCGGGATTGCTTTTAAGAGCGAGGAAGGATGGGGCTATGGCAATCAAGTGGATTCCGATGAGGCATTCATTCAGCGGTTCCGTTCGATTACAGAAGCCATCAAGGATCTCGACTATGTATGCGGCTACTGCTATACGCAAGTGTCAGACGTTCAACAGGAAGTGAACGGTCTATTGACCGAGGATCGCAAACCGAAGATCGATATGGCGGTCATTAAAGAGATTAATCTGACTAGACGCAAAAGTGCTTGTGAGAGCTGA